The window CTCCCCTGCACAGCCTTTCGCGCGCCGCGCTGATCGAAATCCTGACAAAACCGCGCAACGCTCTGCTCCATCAGTACTCTTACTTCTTTGAACTGGAAGGGGTAAAACTGACCTTCACCCCTGAAGCCCTGACCGCGGTTGCTGACCGGGCACTCGAACTGCGCACCGGTGCCCGGGGATTACGCGCTGTCCTCGAAGAAACAATGCTGGACATAATGTTTGAACTGCCCAACAAAGAAAATGTAATTGAGTGCATCATCACCCCCGAAGTCATTACCAAAAAGAAGCCCCCGGAATACATCTACAGTCGAACCGCACTGCGCCGCGCCCAGTAAAAACAGCTAACCACGAAAAACTATCCTGCCATAATTGCAACCGTCCCGGGTACTGTGGTTGGGCATGCCCCGGCCGGGCGTAAACCTGTTCTTTTCCGGCCTCATATCCATTTGCTAAATCCGCTTACTTAAAACTTATTTCAAATTACACCGTTAATTTTTCCTTAATTCGGGCTCATAACGGTCAGATAGAAACAAAACATAAAAAAGGAGGTAATAATGGCTGATGTTACAAAAAGGATAGAAAGATGGCGTATCAAAACCGAACCGGATGAAGTTTGTGCCCGACTGAAGCGGCTCCGCCCATCAATGGAAAATCGGCAGGAAAACCAGCAGAAACTGTTAGTTGAAATTGAAACCAAAGCAAAACAGGTCCTCGATTCGGCAAATGTACCAACGATGCTTTATCCATTTTATCTTAATTTTGCCCGGGAAATCTACGCCCGGCGCCGGCGATTCTCCGGTCCTTCTCTTGCCCGCGAAATCGCAGTTTTGCTGGAAAAATGGGTGGGAAGAACCCTGGAACGAAAGGTTCTCGAACGCATTCGCGATGAGGCACTTTCTGTCCCCGCTCCCGAACCTTAAATCAGTACCGGTAGGCAAGAGAAAAAAATAGACCAGCAACACGCAGGTTACTGGTCTATATCTAATGCCGTATTATCTACTCTTCCGGCTCAAACTGGTCCTTGCTCGCACCACAAACCGGGCAGACCCAGTCTGGAGGTAAACTCTCAAAAGGTGTCCCAGCCGGTACCCCGTTGTCCGGGTCACCTTCTACCGGGTCGTAAACATAACCGCAAACTGTGCAAACATAGCGTTGCATCTTGTTCTCCTTTGTTTTGCTCTCTTTACTCACGCCTGCCAACCTTTCCTGCTCTTTTTGCGGCTGATAGGTCGGCGCACCCTTACCGGTTTTCCCCTTCTTAACCTCGTGATAATAGGCATAAGTGAGCGGTTCACCCTGCTTCACCCATTTTGCCATCACCACCTCACCGACAAATTGCGTATGGGTCACACAGTCTACCCTTTCCCGCACTTTTGCCTCCAAAACCACAATCGCATGTTCGGTAATCAGTGGTACACCGGTTTCGCCCCATTCGTAATTAAGCCCATCAAACTTGTTCACATCCCGACCGGAACGAAAACCAAATCGGCCGATAAACTCAATCGGCGTCTCTTTTTCGAGAACGGTCACCGAAAACACCCCGCTCTTTTGAATCAACTCATGGGTAAAACTCGCCTTGTTAATCGCCACCGTAACGAGACACGGTTCCAGCGCCACCTGAACAACGGTATTCACCGTCAAACCATTGATTTTTTCCCCTGCCCGGCTCGTAACGATGTAAAGACCGTAGGTTAAACTATTCAGGGCACTTAAATCGACTTTATCAGCCATTTATACTCCCCTTTCAATCAACCTTTCTGCCACCGTATAACCAAGTTCCCGGGCTTTGCCCAGCGCTTCTTTGTCCGGGACATATTTCACACGCAAAGGCTCTGCCACCAATTCCACGCCCATTTCTTTCAACTCATCAGCGAGAATTGAAACCGCTTCACCGCTCCAGCCATAAGAACCAAAAATCGCACCCAATTTGTTTTTCGGTTTGAGTCCCTTAATATAAGTAAGCACATCGGCAACCGTAGGAAAGATGTTATTGTTCAGAGTTGGTGAACCGAACACAATCGCACCGGCATCGAGAATCTCGGTCATCACATCACTCCGGTCATTAGCCCGCAACCGCATAACCTTTGTTTCAATACCCTTCTCCGCAAGCGCATCCGCAATCACCCTTGCCAGGATATCGGTACTTCCCCACATCGTATCGTACACCACAACCGCCTTCCTTTTCGGTCTCTGTTCTGCCCATTCCTGATACCAATAGACCACCTGCATCGGGTCCTTGCGCCATATCGGTCCGTGGTCGGGTGCGATGATATCAATCGGCAACTGCAACTGACGCAAGCGCTCAATGAGTTTCAACACCAGCGTTGAGTACGGCAATAGGATATTCGCATAGTATTTCGCCCCTTCGTACCTTAGTGTTTCATAATTCAATTCGTCGGCAAACCGCGCACCTGTTGCCCAATGCATCCCAAAACCATCCTGCGAAAAGAGCAACCGCTCTTCGACAAGATAACTGACCATACTGTCGGGCCAGTGCAGCATCCTTGTTTCCAAAAAGTTCAGGGTTAACGAACCGAGACTCAGCGAGTCACCATCTTTAACCGGAATTAACTCCTGCTCAAAGTGGAAGTGCTCTTTTAACGCCTTAACACCCATCACCGAGGCGAAAACCTTATTGGGTTTAACCGCCTCAATTATCGCCGGTAAGGCACCAGAATGGTCCATCTCAGCGTGATTGGAAACAATGTAATCGATTTTCTCCGGACTGATGACCGACGAAATCCGGCTGAGAAGTTCGTCTTTAAAAGGCGCCTTCACGGTATCGATCAGTGTCACTTTATCTGCGATGATAAGATAGGCATTGTAGGTGGTACCTCGATTTGTCGAATAGCCGTGAAAATCTCTTACCGCCCAGTCAATCGCTCCCACCCAGTAAACCCGGTCACTGATTTGAACCGCCCTATGCTCCATAGGATGCCCCGTTAAAAACTAAGGGTTCGCCCCGGTACCCTGAGCGTAGAAAGCGGCAAGCTCGGGCGGCAGTACAAAGGTACGCTGACCGAGTTCCCGGTCCAGCATCAAAATACCGCGCCCGTCACCGCCCACCAACTTTAAGTCCTGGGCGATTTTCAACGTGCTTTCCTCCTCCTCAATCTGCTCATCCACAAACCACTGCAGCAAACTGTTGGAAGCGAAATCACCCTCGTTCTGGGCGAGTTTCACCAGTTCGTGAATTGTGCCGGTGATAAACTTCTCGTGCTCGTAAGCCGCTTCAAAAGCCGCCTGCGGTGAATCCCATTTTTCACCTAATACGCTCAGCGGTTGAAGTTTCACCTCACCCCCGCGCTCTAATATGTGCTTGAAAAAACGCATCGCGTGGGTCAACTCTTCCTGCACCTGTGCCCGCATCCAGCGCGCCATTCCGGGAAAACCGGCTTCGTCAAAATAGGCTACCATTGAAAGGTAGAGGTACGCCGACTCCAGTTCGTGTTTAATTTGCCTGTTAAAAGCCTCCTCAATCTTTTTGGGAATCATAACGGTTATACTCCTTTCCACAAACCATGAATATTGCAGTACTCCCGGGCATAGACCGTTTTTGCCTCAATTGAGAAAAACGCCTCAGGTTTATCTCCCGGGTAAAGAAACTGCCGATACGCACGTTCATCTGCTATCAACTCTACCCATTCGATATAATGCTTCTCCTCCATGGGATGGGGCACACTGCCGACTTTGACCAGATAACCCTGAGCGGTTTTTTCAATTACCGGCACATGCTTCTCCTTTGCCGCATCGGTTGTATTTTCAATTAGAAGTTTCATCGGCTGACCGCAACAGACCAGTTGACCCGCACCACCGTGTAGAACTTCCACAATATTCCCACAAACCTCGCACTTATAAATTTCTAACTTTTTAGCCATTTATACCTCCTTTTTATTTTTTACTTTATCAACCTGCTATCCACGCCGGTGAGACCGCACTCCGGTATGTAGCAGGTAACATCAACAAACTGACAGCGCTGCCCGCAGGCCGGACACACATCCGGTGGCGTAACCGCCTGCAAGACATAATGACAACTGGAGCAACTCCAGTAAGGCGCATTCGCTGCCGCCTTTTGCTCTCCCTCTTTCTCTCCGGCTCTTTGCATCGTTTTATTACAGCACATTAAGGAACCGCCACCTTTGTGGATTAGTTCAACTATCTGGCCACATACACTGCAACTGTACACTCTGGGTTCGTCTTTCATCTATCAATCTCCTTTTATTTCAGTTTACGGACCGCATCAAGAACCGCCTCATAATCCGGCTCCTTCCCAGCCTCAGAAACAAGCTGGATGTATCGGATCACGCCCGCGCGGTCAACAACAAAAACTGCCCGGGCAAGAAGCCGTAACTCTTTTATCAGCACCCCGTACGCTTTGCCAAAAGAGGCATCCCGATGGTCGGAAGCGGTTATCACCCGCTCTACACCGGCAGCGCCGCACCACCGTTTCTGAGCAAAAGGTAAATCCATACTCACCACCAACACCGTGACATCTTCACCTAAATTAGCCGCTTCTTTGTTGAACTTCCTCACTTCAAGGTCACACACCGGCGTATCAAGTGACGGTACCGAAAGGAGTACCAAGATTTTTCCCTTGAACTGCGCGCGGGTTATCGGCTTCATATCGTTATCGATTAAAGAAAAATCGGGCGCAGTTTGCCCGATTTTAAGTTTCGGACCGATAAGGGTTACCGGATTGCCCTGAACTGTTACTTCGCCTTTGCGCTCTTCCATCACCAGTTCTCCCCTAAAAGTTCAAAATAAGCCTGGGGATGTGCGCAGGAAGGACAAATTTCCGGCGCTTCGGTTCCCTCATGAATATAGCCGCAGTTAATACAGCGCCACACCACGGGCTTTTCCCGTCGAAAGACGCGACCGCTCTCAATGTTTGCCTTCAGCGCCTGATAGCGCTTTTCATGCTGCTTTTCTGCAACGGCAATCGACCGGAAAATTGCCGCAATGTTGCTGAACCCTTCCTCTTCGGCAATTTGCGCAAATGTCGGATACATTTCTGTCCACTCATAATGCTCACCGCTCGCCGCCTCTTTTAGATTCTCGGCAGTAGTGCCAATAACACCGGCAGGAAAAGATGCCTGGATTTCAACATTACCGCCCTCAAGTAGTTTAAAAAGGCGCTTGGCATGCTCCTTTTCCTGATTTGCCGTCTCCTCAAAAATCTGTGAAATCTGAATATAACCCTCATCCCGGGCTTTACTGGCGAAATATGTATATCGGTTACGTGCTTGAGACTCCCCAGCGAACGCTGTCAGGATATTTTTCTCTGTTTTGCTGCCTTTTAGTTGCATTATACCTCCTTTTGTTATTTATTTTCTTCTATTTTAGACTATAGTTGAACTCAACAGGATTCTATTCTCTTATCTATTACTTTACTTAAATATTCTTAATCGAAAATACCTTTCCGGATGAGCTTTCAGGTCTGCAATCAGTTCCTGTATCTGCTTATTGGTCTTCAGCAACTCATCATAAAGTTCCGGTGATGTCAAAATTTTCTTTGCTGTAGACTCTTCATTCAGCAGTTGGACCATACTATCAATGACGTTGCTCAACCGAATAAGACTTTTGTTGGTATTTGCAAACCCAGTATCAAAACCCGCCAGCCGGGAAGCGATGACCTTCAGTAACTCATCCCTTGTCCGGCGCAACTCCTCAGTCAGGATGTCAGGATTCAATTCGTTTAAAATTCGGTCCAGCCGGGCAACGGTTGTTTCCAGGTCAAGAACCTCATTCACCCCATCGAATACATCGTTATCCTTGGCATCAGGACCAATACCCGGTGTTACCGCCAGATAACGGTCACTGCCAAGATAAGAAAGGGAACGAATCGCAAACCGTGTATCCTGGGTCAAAGGAACATCTCGTTCCAACCCTACTGAAACCTCAACCCCCTTTTTACCTTCTAGTCTCAACCCGACAACCTTTCCTTTTGTTATCCCCAAAACATCTACCCGGTCCCCAACCCGCAACCCGGCAACATCGTTAAAGTAAACCCGTACAACCTTTAGCCGTCGATGCAACGACCTCCCAGAAAACCAGAAATAGCCCAATATTCCCAGAACGATTCCGGTTAAAACAAAAATTGTTACAAGTAAATCACGCAACTGACGGCTCATAATCCTCCTTCCTTATATCTTGAGCCGGAAATAACCGATTTTCTCTCAACAGATAAAGCCGCTCCCCTAACTCCCGGGCGATATCAAGGTCATGAGTCACAATCACAGCGGTTCTTTTCTGTCCGTAACAAACTTCAAAAATCAACCGGCAAATTCGGTCGCGGCTTGCCGGGTCAAGCCCTGAAGTCGGCTCATCAAAAAAGAGATAAGAAGGCTCAACCACTAACGCTCGGGCAATCGCCACCAGCCGTGTCATTCCCCCGGAAAGTTCCTGAACCCGCAGCGTTGCCGCCTTTTCCATCCCGACCTGAGCAAGTACCCGATTAACCCGCGCTTCAACCTCTTGCACCGTCAAATTACTCCTTTCTCGCAAAGGTAAAGCGACATTATCCGCCACGGTTAAAGAATCAAAAAGCGCCCCACCTTGAAAAACAAATCCTATCTTCCGCAGTATTTCGCCATTGTCGGCAAACAGCCCGTAATCTAAAATTCGTCCCGAGTAACTTACCTGTCCTGAATCCGGCACGATCAAACCCGCCATAATCTTCAGAAGGACCGTTTTACCGACGCCCGAACGACCAAGTATAACAACCCGTGTCTGTTCGGGAATTTCGATATCGACATTATCAAGAATCAATTGACCCCGGAGCCGCTTTGTCACCTTCTCTAATTTTATCATCGGGAAAACATCAATACCGCAATTACGAAATCAAAGAAGAGAATCAAAATTCCCGCCCATACAACCGCTCGCGTCGTTGCCCTTCCCACCTCTTGCGCACCACCTTCGGCGTTAAAGCCAAAGTAACAACCGCTGGCGCCAATAAACAATCCAAAGATAATCGCTTTGATTATGCCCCCAACAAAGTCACGCGCCTGAACAAAATGAGTCAAACCGTAAACAAAGGTCTCCTGGGTTACACCCACGAAACCTGCTACAACAACTGCCGTTAACGACGCAACAATCTCCATTATCACGACCAGGATAGGCAGACTGACCGCTGCGGCAATTATCCGCGGTTGACAGAGAAACCGGTAAGGGTCGATACCCATAACGCGCAACGCATCAATCTGGTCCGAATTACGCATCGCCCCAATCTCCGCCGCCATTGCTGAAGCCGAACGACTGGCAAAAATAAATGCCGAAAAAACCGGACCAAGTTCGATAAGTAACATTCTACCGACACCCATACCAATAAAATATCG is drawn from candidate division WOR-3 bacterium and contains these coding sequences:
- the tpx gene encoding thiol peroxidase encodes the protein MEERKGEVTVQGNPVTLIGPKLKIGQTAPDFSLIDNDMKPITRAQFKGKILVLLSVPSLDTPVCDLEVRKFNKEAANLGEDVTVLVVSMDLPFAQKRWCGAAGVERVITASDHRDASFGKAYGVLIKELRLLARAVFVVDRAGVIRYIQLVSEAGKEPDYEAVLDAVRKLK
- a CDS encoding desulfoferrodoxin, with protein sequence MAKKLEIYKCEVCGNIVEVLHGGAGQLVCCGQPMKLLIENTTDAAKEKHVPVIEKTAQGYLVKVGSVPHPMEEKHYIEWVELIADERAYRQFLYPGDKPEAFFSIEAKTVYAREYCNIHGLWKGV
- a CDS encoding ATP-binding cassette domain-containing protein; its protein translation is MIKLEKVTKRLRGQLILDNVDIEIPEQTRVVILGRSGVGKTVLLKIMAGLIVPDSGQVSYSGRILDYGLFADNGEILRKIGFVFQGGALFDSLTVADNVALPLRERSNLTVQEVEARVNRVLAQVGMEKAATLRVQELSGGMTRLVAIARALVVEPSYLFFDEPTSGLDPASRDRICRLIFEVCYGQKRTAVIVTHDLDIARELGERLYLLRENRLFPAQDIRKEDYEPSVA
- a CDS encoding rubredoxin — translated: MQRYVCTVCGYVYDPVEGDPDNGVPAGTPFESLPPDWVCPVCGASKDQFEPEE
- a CDS encoding ABC transporter permease gives rise to the protein MRAFTGAFDFVIFLGRSLTLPRDLRRTLPRIVEQIYNFGVGAVPIVILASLFVGLTTAVQTSYQLLGIVPRYFIGMGVGRMLLIELGPVFSAFIFASRSASAMAAEIGAMRNSDQIDALRVMGIDPYRFLCQPRIIAAAVSLPILVVIMEIVASLTAVVVAGFVGVTQETFVYGLTHFVQARDFVGGIIKAIIFGLFIGASGCYFGFNAEGGAQEVGRATTRAVVWAGILILFFDFVIAVLMFSR
- a CDS encoding MlaD family protein, whose translation is MSRQLRDLLVTIFVLTGIVLGILGYFWFSGRSLHRRLKVVRVYFNDVAGLRVGDRVDVLGITKGKVVGLRLEGKKGVEVSVGLERDVPLTQDTRFAIRSLSYLGSDRYLAVTPGIGPDAKDNDVFDGVNEVLDLETTVARLDRILNELNPDILTEELRRTRDELLKVIASRLAGFDTGFANTNKSLIRLSNVIDSMVQLLNEESTAKKILTSPELYDELLKTNKQIQELIADLKAHPERYFRLRIFK
- a CDS encoding rubrerythrin family protein, with product MMQLKGSKTEKNILTAFAGESQARNRYTYFASKARDEGYIQISQIFEETANQEKEHAKRLFKLLEGGNVEIQASFPAGVIGTTAENLKEAASGEHYEWTEMYPTFAQIAEEEGFSNIAAIFRSIAVAEKQHEKRYQALKANIESGRVFRREKPVVWRCINCGYIHEGTEAPEICPSCAHPQAYFELLGENW
- a CDS encoding flavodoxin domain-containing protein — protein: MEHRAVQISDRVYWVGAIDWAVRDFHGYSTNRGTTYNAYLIIADKVTLIDTVKAPFKDELLSRISSVISPEKIDYIVSNHAEMDHSGALPAIIEAVKPNKVFASVMGVKALKEHFHFEQELIPVKDGDSLSLGSLTLNFLETRMLHWPDSMVSYLVEERLLFSQDGFGMHWATGARFADELNYETLRYEGAKYYANILLPYSTLVLKLIERLRQLQLPIDIIAPDHGPIWRKDPMQVVYWYQEWAEQRPKRKAVVVYDTMWGSTDILARVIADALAEKGIETKVMRLRANDRSDVMTEILDAGAIVFGSPTLNNNIFPTVADVLTYIKGLKPKNKLGAIFGSYGWSGEAVSILADELKEMGVELVAEPLRVKYVPDKEALGKARELGYTVAERLIERGV
- a CDS encoding ferritin; amino-acid sequence: MIPKKIEEAFNRQIKHELESAYLYLSMVAYFDEAGFPGMARWMRAQVQEELTHAMRFFKHILERGGEVKLQPLSVLGEKWDSPQAAFEAAYEHEKFITGTIHELVKLAQNEGDFASNSLLQWFVDEQIEEEESTLKIAQDLKLVGGDGRGILMLDRELGQRTFVLPPELAAFYAQGTGANP